The following coding sequences lie in one Halomonas sp. 'Soap Lake #6' genomic window:
- the purD gene encoding phosphoribosylamine--glycine ligase, with the protein MKVLMIGGGGREHALAWKLAQSNDVEQVFVAPGNAGTATEPALTNIDIAATDLAGLVAFAQREQVGLTVVGPEAPLVEGVVDRFKAAGLTIFGPTQKAAQLEGSKSFTKDFLARHKIPTADYQTFTAVEPALAYLAEVGAPIVIKADGLAAGKGVIVAMSEAEAEIAIRDMLEANAFGDAGARVVIEEFLEGEEASFIVMVDGENVVPMATSQDHKRAYDGDTGPNTGGMGAYSPAPVVTPEVDARIMEQVILPTVRGMAEEGNAYTGFLYAGLMIDSAGNPKVIEYNCRFGDPETQPIMLRLTSDFAALCLAGANGELAGKQCEWDSRAAVGVVMAAGGYPGSYRKGDVIHGLADAEEAQCKVFHAGTTQTAQGDIATAGGRVLCVTALGESVSEAQRQAYQGVDAIRWEGVEYRRDIAFRAIAREE; encoded by the coding sequence ATGAAAGTTTTGATGATAGGTGGCGGTGGCCGTGAACATGCACTGGCATGGAAATTGGCACAATCAAACGATGTTGAGCAGGTGTTTGTTGCTCCTGGTAATGCGGGAACGGCAACAGAGCCCGCACTTACTAATATTGATATTGCCGCTACTGATTTGGCCGGTTTAGTCGCGTTTGCCCAGCGCGAACAAGTTGGCCTAACCGTTGTGGGACCTGAAGCCCCTTTGGTTGAGGGGGTTGTTGACCGCTTTAAAGCTGCGGGCTTGACAATTTTTGGGCCGACTCAAAAAGCTGCCCAGTTGGAAGGTTCAAAATCGTTCACTAAGGATTTCTTGGCCCGTCATAAGATTCCCACGGCCGATTATCAAACCTTTACCGCAGTAGAACCAGCGTTAGCCTACCTGGCGGAAGTTGGTGCGCCAATCGTGATAAAAGCGGATGGCCTGGCCGCCGGTAAAGGCGTGATTGTTGCGATGAGCGAGGCTGAAGCAGAAATAGCAATTCGAGATATGCTTGAGGCTAACGCCTTTGGTGATGCTGGTGCTCGGGTCGTCATTGAGGAGTTTCTTGAGGGCGAAGAGGCAAGCTTTATCGTCATGGTGGATGGGGAGAATGTGGTTCCCATGGCCACCAGCCAAGATCACAAACGCGCCTATGATGGCGATACCGGTCCGAATACCGGAGGCATGGGAGCCTACTCCCCAGCGCCAGTGGTTACCCCCGAGGTAGATGCACGTATTATGGAGCAAGTTATTCTGCCCACAGTACGAGGCATGGCGGAAGAAGGGAATGCATATACGGGCTTTCTGTATGCCGGCCTTATGATTGATTCTGCAGGCAATCCTAAAGTGATTGAGTACAACTGCCGTTTTGGTGACCCTGAAACTCAGCCCATCATGCTACGCTTGACCTCCGATTTTGCGGCGCTTTGCTTAGCTGGTGCGAATGGAGAACTGGCTGGTAAACAGTGCGAGTGGGATAGCCGAGCAGCGGTAGGCGTTGTGATGGCGGCGGGTGGTTACCCCGGTAGCTACCGTAAAGGCGATGTTATTCATGGCTTAGCGGATGCTGAAGAAGCGCAATGTAAAGTTTTCCATGCGGGAACTACACAAACAGCTCAAGGCGATATCGCTACAGCAGGGGGGCGGGTGCTGTGTGTAACTGCATTAGGTGAAAGTGTTTCAGAAGCACAGCGGCAAGCCTACCAAGGGGTCGATGCAATTCGCTGGGAGGGCGTTGAGTACCGTCGCGATATCGCATTTCGTGCGATTGCCCGGGAAGAGTAA
- a CDS encoding DMT family transporter yields MSQDRQAVLYGLGAVALWSTVATAFKVALTWMSPLELMWLAALVSWMLMGALVIKQGNLTWALRSGWKTAAWAGLMNPVAYYLVLFAAYDRLPGQEAMALNYTWALAMAFLAVPILGQRLKRLDVLAGLVAYSGVWVIATRGHVVNVAFEDPLGVALALASTLLWALYWLLNVKDARQPLIAQWQNFSVGLPVLTILLLLGPGFRWHGWPAIGAGVYVGLFEMGVAFILWQMAVQQVSRTAKVSNLIFLSPPVSLLLLYFVVGEPLLVSTLVGLVLILFGLALQQLPARRLVKIE; encoded by the coding sequence ATGAGTCAGGATCGCCAAGCAGTTTTATACGGACTAGGAGCCGTTGCATTGTGGTCTACTGTTGCCACTGCCTTCAAAGTTGCCCTTACCTGGATGAGCCCATTAGAGCTAATGTGGTTGGCCGCGCTGGTATCTTGGATGCTGATGGGAGCATTAGTGATAAAGCAAGGCAATCTAACGTGGGCGCTACGCAGTGGCTGGAAGACTGCTGCTTGGGCGGGGTTAATGAACCCGGTTGCCTATTATCTAGTGCTTTTTGCTGCTTATGATCGGTTACCTGGGCAAGAGGCAATGGCGCTGAACTATACGTGGGCGCTGGCGATGGCATTCTTGGCTGTACCTATATTAGGTCAGCGCTTAAAGCGCCTAGATGTGCTTGCGGGTCTGGTTGCTTATTCTGGCGTTTGGGTGATTGCGACGCGCGGCCATGTCGTAAACGTCGCTTTTGAAGACCCTTTAGGTGTAGCGTTGGCGCTAGCGTCGACACTACTTTGGGCTCTCTACTGGTTACTCAATGTAAAGGATGCGCGCCAGCCATTAATCGCGCAGTGGCAAAATTTTAGTGTTGGGTTGCCCGTGCTAACCATCTTACTGCTGTTAGGACCTGGCTTTAGGTGGCATGGGTGGCCTGCCATTGGAGCGGGTGTATACGTTGGTCTCTTTGAAATGGGCGTTGCTTTCATACTTTGGCAAATGGCGGTGCAACAAGTCTCCCGTACAGCCAAAGTGTCTAACCTTATTTTCCTATCTCCCCCTGTTTCATTGCTGCTGCTTTATTTTGTGGTGGGTGAGCCACTGCTAGTGTCAACGCTTGTAGGTTTAGTGTTGATTTTATTCGGGCTTGCGCTGCAGCAGCTGCCTGCTCGCCGACTAGTCAAAATCGAATGA
- a CDS encoding PAS domain S-box protein, with the protein MKRSPLISPELLERIVDASEDGIVVAEQEGDEHILIYVNKGFERLTGYSADEILYRDCRFLQNEDRDQDALVSIREAMKDGRPSREVLRNYRKDGTMFWNELSITPVYDEADNLMYYIGVQKDVTERVEAQLALADLQQQRQAE; encoded by the coding sequence ATGAAACGATCTCCCTTAATTAGCCCGGAGCTACTCGAACGCATTGTTGACGCTTCAGAAGATGGCATTGTCGTTGCAGAGCAAGAAGGCGACGAGCATATACTTATCTATGTTAACAAAGGGTTTGAGCGGCTGACCGGCTATAGTGCCGATGAAATTCTTTATCGCGACTGCCGTTTTTTACAAAATGAAGACCGCGATCAAGACGCCCTTGTATCTATCAGGGAAGCAATGAAAGATGGCCGCCCTTCGCGGGAAGTGCTGCGCAACTACCGTAAAGACGGCACGATGTTTTGGAATGAGCTATCGATCACTCCCGTCTACGATGAAGCCGATAATTTGATGTATTACATTGGCGTTCAAAAAGACGTGACAGAACGCGTTGAAGCCCAACTGGCACTTGCCGATCTACAGCAACAGAGGCAAGCTGAGTAG
- a CDS encoding DUF1328 domain-containing protein, translating into MLGNAMLFLIIAIIAGVLGFSGIAGVASTIAQVLFAIFLILFLVSLFTGRRR; encoded by the coding sequence ATGCTAGGTAATGCAATGCTATTTTTGATTATCGCCATTATTGCGGGGGTGTTAGGCTTCTCAGGTATTGCCGGGGTAGCTTCAACCATTGCGCAAGTCTTGTTCGCGATCTTTCTCATTCTGTTTTTGGTGTCGTTGTTCACCGGTCGTCGCCGCTGA
- a CDS encoding acyl-CoA thioesterase has protein sequence MERVTLDFPAAAVIHCHPLTVRVTDMNYSRHLGHDALVSLLHEARVHAFAALGLPEWDMQGYSSVVVDLAVQYQHEARWPDALVIETAVPEPDGKALTIYQRIRNPEANKVVATARVNQLLLDLSTGRPVDVPEKVRQALAQARGV, from the coding sequence ATGGAGCGTGTTACGCTGGATTTTCCTGCGGCAGCGGTTATTCATTGTCATCCCTTAACGGTGCGAGTAACTGATATGAACTATAGTCGGCATCTAGGGCACGACGCCCTGGTGTCGCTGCTTCATGAGGCTAGGGTTCACGCTTTTGCAGCGCTTGGCTTACCCGAATGGGATATGCAAGGCTACTCAAGTGTAGTAGTAGATCTCGCGGTACAGTACCAGCATGAGGCTCGCTGGCCAGATGCGCTGGTAATTGAAACTGCTGTGCCTGAACCAGACGGTAAAGCGCTTACGATATACCAGCGCATTCGCAACCCAGAGGCAAATAAAGTGGTGGCAACCGCCAGGGTCAACCAGTTGCTACTGGACCTGTCTACTGGACGGCCGGTTGATGTGCCTGAGAAGGTCAGACAGGCCCTAGCGCAAGCGAGGGGTGTCTAA
- a CDS encoding lytic murein transglycosylase, translating to MSLKNKGSFGSGTALCLSLVLATGAASLSSDAAQASQRLMTEVDSRAAEEFRYANFNQWLSEFRRYAATQGISEATLASAFDGLRYRERVIELDRHQPEFVRPIWGYLDTAVSSTRINNGREKLEQHRTTALEMQQRYGVPAEIIVAIWGIESNYGSNFGDFSTLESLATLAYDGRRRDFARGELLAALRIIDQGDIAAEQMKGSWAGAMGHTQFIPSSFEAYAVDGDNDGRRDIWGSIPDVMASTANYLARAGWQAGQPWGTEVVLPDSFDYAQTERRSSAEWASQGVRAVSGQLPAFDSAAVIVPAGAEGPAFIVGANFRAILRYNNATSYALAVATLADAIAGRAGITQPWPRDQAPLTRNDVKMLQQRLNNAGYSVGGADGIMGPNTRAGVRAFQRDQGLIPDGFATQALLDLLR from the coding sequence ATGTCTTTGAAAAATAAAGGTTCATTTGGGTCGGGTACAGCGCTTTGTTTATCATTAGTGCTTGCTACAGGGGCAGCTTCGCTATCAAGTGATGCTGCTCAGGCGAGTCAGCGGCTAATGACTGAAGTGGATTCGCGAGCTGCTGAAGAGTTTCGTTATGCGAACTTCAATCAGTGGTTAAGCGAGTTTCGCCGCTACGCCGCTACGCAGGGGATTAGTGAAGCAACGCTTGCGTCTGCGTTTGATGGTCTACGTTATCGTGAGCGTGTTATTGAGCTTGATCGCCATCAGCCTGAATTCGTTCGCCCTATTTGGGGCTACCTGGATACAGCGGTTTCCAGCACGCGTATCAATAATGGTCGGGAGAAGCTTGAACAGCACCGCACGACTGCACTAGAGATGCAGCAACGCTATGGTGTGCCTGCAGAAATCATTGTGGCGATCTGGGGCATTGAAAGTAACTATGGCAGTAACTTTGGCGATTTTTCAACCTTAGAGTCTTTAGCCACATTAGCTTACGACGGCCGTCGACGTGATTTTGCACGAGGGGAGCTTTTAGCCGCGCTGCGGATTATTGACCAAGGTGACATTGCCGCTGAGCAGATGAAAGGCTCTTGGGCTGGTGCAATGGGGCACACCCAGTTTATACCGAGTAGCTTTGAGGCCTATGCGGTAGATGGTGACAACGATGGTCGCCGTGACATTTGGGGGAGTATTCCAGATGTAATGGCATCAACAGCCAACTATTTGGCCCGGGCTGGATGGCAAGCAGGCCAGCCTTGGGGGACCGAGGTTGTGTTGCCGGACTCCTTTGATTACGCGCAAACCGAGCGCCGTAGCAGCGCTGAATGGGCTTCACAGGGCGTGCGTGCTGTAAGTGGGCAGTTGCCTGCATTCGATAGCGCCGCTGTGATAGTGCCTGCTGGGGCAGAAGGGCCTGCATTCATAGTGGGGGCTAATTTCCGAGCTATTTTGCGTTACAACAATGCCACTAGTTACGCTTTAGCTGTTGCAACTCTAGCTGATGCAATTGCAGGACGTGCTGGTATTACTCAGCCTTGGCCAAGAGATCAGGCACCTTTAACTCGTAATGATGTCAAGATGCTGCAGCAACGTTTGAACAATGCTGGCTACTCGGTCGGTGGTGCTGACGGTATTATGGGGCCTAACACACGAGCAGGTGTGCGTGCTTTTCAGCGTGATCAAGGCCTGATACCGGACGGTTTTGCGACCCAAGCGTTGCTGGATTTGCTTCGCTAA
- the phaR gene encoding polyhydroxyalkanoate synthesis repressor PhaR has translation MRVIRKYANRRLYDTQQSRYVTLEDLRRLIIEEEPFRVEDAKSGEDLTRTILLSIIIEQEQADNEAEVFSNDLLAQLIRVYDMSSPLPLARYLEQGTQLMLEQQKRMQTQWKQAMRHSPIEFMRELAEENMRFWQNALNQSPHAEDDESEDKKS, from the coding sequence GTGCGCGTAATTCGCAAGTATGCCAACCGCAGATTATACGATACTCAACAAAGCCGTTATGTAACGCTTGAGGATTTACGACGTTTAATTATCGAAGAAGAGCCTTTCCGCGTCGAGGATGCTAAAAGCGGCGAAGACTTAACGCGCACGATTCTGTTGTCGATCATCATCGAGCAAGAACAAGCAGATAACGAGGCAGAGGTGTTTTCCAATGACCTACTGGCTCAGTTAATCCGTGTCTATGATATGTCATCGCCTCTACCTTTAGCGAGGTACCTTGAGCAAGGTACTCAGCTAATGCTAGAGCAACAGAAGCGTATGCAAACCCAGTGGAAGCAGGCCATGCGTCACTCTCCTATAGAGTTTATGCGCGAACTGGCAGAAGAAAATATGCGTTTTTGGCAGAATGCGCTAAATCAATCGCCCCACGCGGAAGATGATGAGAGTGAAGATAAAAAAAGCTGA
- a CDS encoding 3-demethoxyubiquinol 3-hydroxylase translates to MSRSDRLITHMDNALRTLVPNAVIARRVDPSAAVAEMALDDVERRHVAGVVRAAHLATVSVQGFCQGQMALIKLPASRRQVEPSQQETIDHLAWCNQRLVQLNSRTSYFMPACYGVSLGLGLTAGAISDRFGLGVVAVTKELISQQLNEQSTQLPEGDQRSRTLFRQMAADNRHHAQLAVEASGTRFPAPIKWGIRICTGGILKVAYYT, encoded by the coding sequence ATGAGTCGTTCAGATCGTCTAATTACTCATATGGATAATGCCTTACGCACGTTGGTGCCTAATGCAGTTATTGCGCGACGAGTTGATCCTTCTGCCGCAGTGGCAGAAATGGCGCTTGACGATGTTGAAAGACGTCATGTGGCTGGTGTCGTACGAGCGGCACACCTTGCTACAGTAAGCGTGCAGGGGTTCTGTCAAGGGCAAATGGCGCTTATCAAATTACCTGCATCGCGGCGACAAGTTGAGCCTTCGCAACAGGAAACAATCGACCATCTTGCCTGGTGTAACCAGCGGCTTGTCCAACTCAATAGCCGCACTAGCTATTTTATGCCTGCCTGTTATGGCGTATCGCTGGGCTTGGGGTTAACAGCTGGTGCTATAAGCGATCGTTTTGGCTTGGGAGTGGTTGCTGTTACAAAAGAGCTCATTAGCCAACAGTTAAATGAGCAATCGACTCAGTTACCTGAAGGTGATCAGCGCTCTCGGACCCTTTTTCGGCAGATGGCCGCGGACAATCGGCATCATGCGCAACTTGCCGTGGAAGCCAGTGGTACTCGCTTTCCTGCACCGATCAAGTGGGGAATTCGCATTTGTACAGGTGGTATCTTGAAAGTGGCTTACTACACTTAG
- a CDS encoding histidine triad nucleotide-binding protein produces MECLFCKIINREIPADIVFEDEYVLAFNDINPQAPTHQLIIPKKHIATLNDIQPEDLAIIGRLQYTAAYLAKQQGFADDGYRVVMNCNEMGGQTVYHIHMHLMGGRQFTWPAG; encoded by the coding sequence ATGGAGTGCCTGTTCTGTAAAATTATTAACCGCGAAATTCCCGCGGATATCGTCTTTGAGGATGAGTACGTCCTCGCCTTTAACGACATAAACCCTCAAGCACCTACCCACCAGCTGATTATCCCTAAAAAGCATATAGCTACGCTAAACGATATTCAGCCCGAGGATTTGGCTATCATTGGTCGCTTGCAATATACCGCGGCGTATTTAGCTAAGCAGCAGGGGTTCGCGGATGATGGCTATCGTGTTGTCATGAACTGCAACGAAATGGGTGGCCAAACGGTTTACCATATTCATATGCATTTAATGGGTGGGCGTCAGTTTACCTGGCCAGCTGGCTAA
- a CDS encoding PA3496 family putative envelope integrity protein gives MSRDPLNRETYTADALDTDEFDNLDAVNDDHYGKSKPSKADTLRARRQVEAWLEERRLQRAIEDDWDEEE, from the coding sequence ATGAGCCGTGACCCCTTAAATCGTGAAACCTACACCGCCGATGCGCTTGATACTGATGAGTTTGATAACTTGGATGCTGTCAACGATGACCATTATGGCAAAAGCAAACCCAGCAAAGCAGATACGCTACGTGCTCGCCGCCAGGTAGAAGCATGGCTTGAAGAGCGTAGATTACAGCGTGCTATTGAAGATGATTGGGATGAAGAAGAGTAG
- a CDS encoding SelT/SelW/SelH family protein has product MSRIQIRYCTQCQWLLRSAWYAQELLSTFGERLSEVALAPSHGGTFEIWCDGELLWERKRDGGFPDIKSLKQQVRDHIEPSLNLGHLDR; this is encoded by the coding sequence ATGTCTCGCATTCAAATTCGTTATTGTACGCAATGTCAGTGGCTGCTACGTAGTGCTTGGTACGCTCAAGAATTACTCTCAACGTTTGGTGAACGCTTGTCTGAAGTGGCGCTTGCACCCTCCCATGGGGGGACATTTGAAATATGGTGTGATGGTGAGTTGCTATGGGAGCGTAAACGCGACGGTGGGTTTCCAGATATCAAATCCCTTAAGCAGCAGGTCCGAGACCATATCGAACCAAGCCTCAATTTAGGGCATCTTGACCGATGA
- a CDS encoding 16S rRNA (uracil(1498)-N(3))-methyltransferase produces MNLILIAPDDIGANRYARITDARRLKHLIEVHRASAGENFSIGIQGGNMGKAKLVELSSEQAVFSLESLEELPPPPLPVHLVLALPRPRMLARTLEHVTALGVKEITLLHTKRVEKSYWQSPELRPEKIHQHLILGLEQAKDTLLPTIHLRKGFRPFIEEQLSALLAKRRGLLAHPGMPNACPRGISDKTLLLVGPEGGFIDWEVEQLLAAGCEGMHLGPRILRVETAVTALLSRLF; encoded by the coding sequence ATGAACCTGATTCTAATTGCCCCTGATGACATAGGGGCCAACCGCTACGCCCGCATTACCGACGCACGACGCCTCAAACACTTAATCGAAGTGCACCGTGCCAGTGCGGGCGAAAACTTTAGTATCGGTATCCAAGGTGGCAACATGGGTAAAGCTAAACTGGTTGAGCTAAGCAGTGAACAGGCTGTTTTCTCGTTAGAAAGCCTAGAGGAGCTGCCGCCACCTCCGCTGCCTGTACATCTGGTGCTAGCCCTGCCTCGCCCCAGGATGCTGGCTCGTACGTTAGAGCACGTAACCGCACTTGGGGTAAAAGAGATCACCCTGCTGCATACCAAGCGAGTTGAAAAAAGCTACTGGCAATCACCAGAGCTACGCCCAGAAAAAATCCACCAACACCTTATCTTAGGCTTGGAGCAGGCAAAAGACACCCTGTTACCTACGATTCACCTACGTAAAGGATTTAGACCGTTTATCGAAGAGCAGCTATCAGCTTTACTTGCCAAGCGACGTGGCTTGCTGGCCCACCCAGGCATGCCTAATGCATGCCCCAGGGGGATTAGTGACAAAACACTGCTGCTAGTCGGCCCTGAAGGAGGGTTTATCGACTGGGAAGTAGAGCAGCTGCTAGCCGCAGGCTGCGAGGGCATGCATCTTGGCCCTCGCATTTTACGGGTAGAAACCGCTGTTACAGCACTTTTGTCGCGGCTATTTTGA
- a CDS encoding phosphoribulokinase, whose translation MSREYPIIGITGSSGAGTTTVRRSFERMFLREDVHAAMVDGDAFHRYTRDDLQRMFREEPERKDELSHFAVEANLLDRLEGLFIEYGEHGTGTFRHYIHAEDKQKIEAGYRIGTFTEWQSLPCGTDLLFYEGLHGGLVTHEYDIARHVDLLVGVAPTMNLEWIQKIDRDTKLRGYSQEAVIDTILGRMDDYVRYIQPQFSRTHINFQRVPTVDTSNPFEVQDIPTDAESFVVIRFRDPSTVDFPWLLAMIKDAFMTRPHTLVVPGARMSLAMELILAPLVRHLLAQRRFR comes from the coding sequence ATGTCTCGGGAGTACCCAATCATTGGGATTACTGGCTCTTCAGGCGCTGGCACCACGACGGTTAGGCGTAGTTTTGAGCGTATGTTCCTTCGTGAAGATGTGCATGCTGCGATGGTGGATGGTGATGCTTTCCACCGTTATACCCGTGATGATTTGCAGCGCATGTTTCGTGAAGAGCCTGAGCGTAAAGATGAGCTTTCTCACTTTGCTGTAGAGGCCAATCTGCTGGATCGGTTGGAAGGGCTGTTTATTGAATATGGTGAACACGGAACGGGGACTTTTCGTCACTATATTCACGCAGAAGATAAGCAGAAAATTGAAGCAGGCTACCGTATTGGCACCTTTACCGAGTGGCAGTCGTTACCCTGTGGCACTGACCTGCTTTTTTATGAGGGACTACATGGTGGGTTAGTGACCCATGAGTATGATATTGCTCGCCATGTTGATCTGTTGGTAGGAGTCGCGCCTACAATGAATCTGGAGTGGATCCAGAAAATTGACCGCGACACTAAGCTGCGTGGATACTCTCAAGAAGCGGTCATTGATACTATTTTGGGCCGTATGGATGACTACGTGCGCTATATCCAGCCTCAATTTTCCCGTACGCATATTAATTTTCAGCGTGTACCTACGGTGGATACCTCGAACCCTTTCGAAGTGCAGGACATTCCTACTGACGCCGAATCGTTTGTTGTGATTCGGTTCAGAGACCCATCAACAGTAGACTTCCCCTGGTTATTAGCGATGATTAAAGACGCCTTTATGACTCGCCCACACACGTTAGTAGTTCCAGGTGCGCGTATGTCACTTGCGATGGAGTTAATATTAGCGCCACTGGTACGCCATTTGCTGGCCCAGCGACGTTTTCGTTAG
- the rloA3 gene encoding retropepsin-like aspartic peptidase RloA3, with translation MGKTFLGLVGAGALATTLAVSVNAAAEEPVVFGWVENATIEPWGIAVKAKLDSGALTSSLDARDIELFEKEGEEWVRFRLKLEDQGSGETFSDQIERPLYRELAVRGAGGRDERPVVLMDVCLGDTIYEEQFGLRDRDEMIYPLLLGRRTISHLGLLDVRSTFMQRPECGENAEYVAHDPEDDQS, from the coding sequence ATGGGTAAAACGTTTTTAGGCCTGGTAGGGGCGGGCGCTTTAGCCACCACGTTAGCTGTTAGTGTTAATGCGGCGGCTGAAGAGCCTGTAGTTTTTGGCTGGGTTGAAAATGCCACTATTGAGCCATGGGGGATTGCTGTTAAAGCTAAATTAGATAGTGGGGCGCTTACCTCGTCGCTGGATGCCCGAGACATTGAGCTCTTTGAGAAAGAGGGCGAGGAGTGGGTACGTTTCCGCCTCAAGCTCGAGGATCAAGGAAGTGGTGAAACCTTTAGTGATCAAATCGAGCGGCCGCTCTACCGAGAGTTGGCAGTGCGTGGTGCTGGTGGGCGCGATGAGCGCCCAGTCGTGCTGATGGATGTTTGCCTAGGTGACACGATTTATGAGGAGCAGTTCGGCCTGCGTGACCGTGACGAGATGATTTACCCGCTGCTCCTGGGGCGGCGTACTATTAGCCACTTAGGCCTGTTGGATGTACGTAGTACATTTATGCAGCGCCCAGAGTGCGGGGAAAATGCGGAGTACGTGGCCCACGATCCAGAGGACGATCAGTCCTGA
- the ettA gene encoding energy-dependent translational throttle protein EttA — translation MAQYVFTMNRVGKVVPPKKQILKDISLSFFPGAKIGVLGLNGSGKSTLLRIMAGVDKEFEGEARPMPGINVGYLPQEPQLDDEKSVRDTVEEALGAIKEAQEKLDAVYAAYAEPDADFDALASEQARLENIIEAADAHNLERKLEVAAEALRLPPWDAKVGNLSGGERRRVALCRLLLSSPDMLLLDEPTNHLDAESVAWLERFLHDYNGTVVAITHDRYFLDNVAGWILELDRGQGIPFEGNYSQWLEQKDQRLSQEAKQEATRQKAIKHELEWVRSNAKGRQAKSKARLNRFEEMQSGDFQKRNETNEIYIPPGPRLGDKVVEFHNVAKRFDEKLLYQDLSFTIPQGAIVGIVGGNGAGKSTLFKLITGKEQPDEGEVIIGETVNIAYVEQLRDALDDKQTVWEAVSDGQDILNINGYEVSSRAYVGRFNFKGNDQQKRLDELSGGERGRLQLAQTLKQGANVLLLDEPSNDLDIETLRALEEALLAFPGCAMVISHDRWFLDRIATHILAFEGDSEVVFFDGNYTEYEEDHKKRVGNDTPKRMKYKRIDA, via the coding sequence ATGGCGCAATACGTATTCACCATGAACCGGGTTGGCAAAGTTGTGCCGCCCAAAAAGCAAATTCTCAAGGACATTTCACTGTCGTTTTTCCCAGGCGCCAAAATTGGTGTTCTCGGCTTGAACGGTTCAGGTAAGTCCACACTGCTACGCATCATGGCCGGTGTCGATAAAGAGTTTGAAGGTGAAGCTCGTCCGATGCCAGGCATCAATGTAGGCTACCTCCCCCAGGAGCCACAGCTTGACGACGAAAAGAGTGTTCGCGATACCGTCGAAGAGGCTTTAGGCGCGATTAAAGAAGCCCAAGAGAAGCTGGACGCAGTGTACGCTGCCTACGCCGAGCCTGATGCCGATTTCGATGCCCTAGCAAGCGAGCAAGCACGCCTTGAGAACATCATCGAAGCTGCTGATGCCCACAACCTGGAGCGTAAGCTTGAAGTCGCTGCCGAAGCGCTACGTCTCCCCCCCTGGGATGCCAAGGTAGGCAACTTATCGGGCGGTGAACGTCGCCGCGTAGCCCTCTGCCGCTTACTACTTTCCAGCCCTGACATGCTGCTGCTCGACGAGCCTACCAACCACTTGGATGCAGAGTCGGTAGCATGGCTCGAACGCTTCCTGCATGACTACAACGGCACCGTCGTCGCCATTACCCATGACCGTTATTTCCTTGATAATGTCGCGGGCTGGATTTTAGAGCTGGATCGTGGCCAAGGCATCCCCTTCGAAGGCAACTATTCTCAGTGGCTTGAGCAGAAAGATCAGCGCCTCTCCCAGGAAGCCAAGCAGGAAGCCACTCGCCAAAAAGCGATTAAGCACGAGCTTGAGTGGGTACGCAGTAACGCTAAAGGACGCCAGGCGAAGAGCAAGGCTCGCCTTAACCGTTTTGAAGAAATGCAGTCGGGCGACTTTCAGAAACGTAATGAAACCAATGAAATCTACATTCCGCCTGGCCCACGCCTTGGCGACAAGGTCGTTGAGTTTCATAACGTGGCCAAACGTTTTGATGAAAAACTGCTCTACCAAGACCTTTCGTTTACCATTCCTCAAGGGGCCATTGTTGGCATCGTTGGCGGCAACGGGGCAGGTAAGTCAACGCTGTTCAAGCTAATCACTGGCAAAGAGCAGCCCGACGAAGGCGAAGTCATTATCGGCGAAACAGTCAATATCGCTTACGTGGAGCAGCTTCGCGATGCGTTAGATGACAAGCAGACCGTTTGGGAAGCAGTATCAGATGGTCAAGATATTCTCAATATTAATGGCTATGAAGTCTCTTCTCGTGCTTACGTTGGCCGCTTCAACTTCAAGGGTAACGACCAGCAGAAACGCTTAGATGAGCTCTCGGGCGGCGAACGCGGTCGCCTTCAGCTTGCACAAACGTTAAAGCAAGGCGCTAACGTATTGCTGCTGGATGAGCCTTCTAATGACCTGGACATTGAGACCCTACGCGCTCTTGAAGAAGCCCTACTGGCCTTCCCTGGCTGTGCAATGGTGATTTCGCATGACCGCTGGTTCCTGGATCGTATTGCCACGCATATTCTGGCATTTGAAGGGGATTCAGAGGTGGTATTCTTCGATGGCAACTACACAGAGTATGAAGAAGATCATAAAAAGCGGGTTGGCAACGACACTCCCAAGCGCATGAAGTACAAGCGGATTGACGCTTAA